A stretch of Aythya fuligula isolate bAytFul2 chromosome 1, bAytFul2.pri, whole genome shotgun sequence DNA encodes these proteins:
- the C1H12orf45 gene encoding uncharacterized protein C12orf45 homolog — MAAAPGASRELLAAGRRPGLEETLLISSKHSSKKATTLQTVRMPRSNVLDRVQSFLPQMAHANDELRRKMVTAPAHQFDIENLDGATEKVIEMNVAVVELSGSDTDEEILTSEDDSESEDDCTTDEVTIHNIKFPKQKEEKGKIEILDSKENE; from the exons atggcggcggcgccgggcgccTCCCGGGAGCTGCTGGCCGCGGGGCGCCGCCCAG GGCTAGAAGAAACATTACTGATTAGTTCAAAACATAGCAGCAAGAAGGCCACAACTTTGCAGACGGTTAGGATGCCAAGGAGTAATG ttctgGACAGAGTACAGAGCTTTTTACCACAGATGGCACATGCAAATGATGagctaagaagaaaaatggtaacAGCACCAGCTCATCAATTTGATATTGAAAATCTAGATGGCGCCACAGAAAAAGTTATAGAAATG aatgtgGCTGTAGTTGAACTGAGTGGTTCCGATACAGATGAAGAGATACTAACTTCAGAAGATGACTCAGAATCTGAAGATGACTGTACAACTGATGAAGTGACAATACACAATATTAAGTTTCctaaacaaaaggaagaaaagggcaaAATAGAAATTTTGGACAGCAAAGAGAATGAgtaa